The following DNA comes from Rosa rugosa chromosome 5, drRosRugo1.1, whole genome shotgun sequence.
AGATAACTCTCTACCTGCAGACTATATATACAACTTCATCAAAGGTCCAACTGACTCCCGGCCCTGCTGTCCGGTATATCATATATGTATGCTTTCCATCATAGTTACTGCATTTTGAACCTCAAAATGGAGTTCCTGGCAAAAACCTGAAGACCACAGATTTGTATGAAGAGGAACAAACGTTTTATTCTTTACTTATTCAAATGAAATGTAAAAACTTCACAATTCGTCATCACTGCGACTGCAAGCCAAAACAATCTCTGGCTTGGTACGATAGAAAAGGAAATGAATATCAAAGCCACACCAAATATATAAAGAACATGACACAACGACACAGTATAATGCAGTAGCATTATCATAGTTTGATTTAGTTGTAGGCCTCAGGGTTGGCCAAAAGGTGGTTCTCAATGATCTTGAACAAACCAGCGGCTCTTTCTTTTCCGGCCTTGACATGCTCTTCCTTGATCTCAACCTCACCTTTGCAATGGTAGTGGctggtgctcttgatgatggAGCCTCCACTTGGAGATGCCACCAACTTAATCTCGTAAGAGATTTTCTCAACTTTGTCTCCGATAGCATCACCTTCAATTATACTGTATTTGTACACAAAGTTGTCTTTGTCAAGTCCATCAATCTGATGCTTCACATAGCTGTATTGGCTTCCTTCACCAAGGTGAATCTTCTTGATGGTTCCAACACCTCCATCGCCTTGAACGATTTCAGCACTCTTCACAGCCTGTGGGGCAATCTTGGGGATGAGGTTATCAGCATCAAGAACAAAGGCCTTGTAGAGTCTTGGTGGTGGGATGACAGAGGTGAACTCAGTTTCATAAGTGAACACACCCATGATGATGATTAAGGAGCTGAAGTGAAAAAATTGAAATGTGGAAGAAGCAAAGTGAATACTGATATTGGTGTGAGAAAGTATGAGCCCTGGAGGTGGTATTTATAGCTAAGGATGAAGCTCACCCTGTAGATCAGAGCTTGAGCTTAGGCAAGGGGATTTTTCAAAGAATTAATATTTTTCATGTTGAATTATCATTCTAGTCTAAGATGCCGCCTCAAATTCTAAGTTGTGAAAAGCCAAATTTCTCATCCAAATGTGGAAAAAGGAGCACTCACTTTTAA
Coding sequences within:
- the LOC133712767 gene encoding major strawberry allergen Fra a 1.08-like, coding for MGVFTYETEFTSVIPPPRLYKAFVLDADNLIPKIAPQAVKSAEIVQGDGGVGTIKKIHLGEGSQYSYVKHQIDGLDKDNFVYKYSIIEGDAIGDKVEKISYEIKLVASPSGGSIIKSTSHYHCKGEVEIKEEHVKAGKERAAGLFKIIENHLLANPEAYN